CAAATAGTCAGCAGGTGGCCACAACTATCCATATTTCATTAAAATCACATAAAACCTAGGCACAAAAGCACCACTGATTATTGCTCTAGAAAAATTGCATGAAAAAATTCAAATACGCTCAGTAAAAACACCACAGTCTGCACAGGACTAAAATTGTAAAGCAAGGGCGCGGAATGCTGAATCCATTTCACACGCAGCTCCGATGTGAAATTGGTATTTGCGTGACTTGAGGATGATGGAAATTTCCAAAAAACATCACCATAAGAGGATAAAATGTCCATCTTCTTCATATAGATTTTATGCTGACTAATAGAGTCCTAAAAAATTAGCATTTACAAAATACTTGgtaaaaatagcttttaaaagtTGTCCCGAGAGGTACGTGAAATCGACCCTAGTTTTCCACGACAATtcactctccctccttttctataGATTCAGTTCTCTGTGCCTgtgaataagaaagaaaggaaggaaagaaggaaggaaggaagaaagaggacaaCTAGTTACCAGAAAACCAAGTAGAAGCAAAGGCAAGTCCACCCACCAAGAACACACTTGAGCATTTGGCCCCCTTGGCTTTGCTTCCAGCTCTACTTGAAAACACACTCCAACTCTGGCTGGACAGACAAGGCAGGAAGGCCTTATGCAACACTCTGCAGCACTGGTTGCTATTTTTCTGCTATTTAAACAACCACAGAAGCCTTACCTGCGCGCTCCCGTGTGCATGATAAGAAACAGCACGCTACTCTCTGATTCTAGTCACTGCAAGCATGCAGAATGTCTACTGTACCCTTAACTCTCACTGTTTCAATCTGCCCCTTTACTGACAGTGTGCTGGGTGGGGGACTTCTGCAGGCTGAGACATTAACAGTTGAACGAGAGACGTGGATCTGCAGTAACATTACAGGCGATAAAGAGAGACATTGTGAGCGTGCTATCCAGAGCTGAAGGGTTGAGCAGTTTCTTAAGACACTGATTCGGTCAGTGGGAGGTGTTTGTGGAAAGTACCTCTTCAACTTTAGTGTCACCATTTGCAGATGGTGCAGTACCTTCCTCTCCAGcttcctgcttttcttccttcttccccttagCACCTCTGCTAATCTTTGTTCCAGGTTCTTTCTAAGGGATCGGAgcacagggaaacagaaaacacaaTAGGCACAGCGTGATGTTCACGAACACCAAGGGGCACCTGCTGGAACTCAGCCAGACACCATGGTGGCTACCACTGGGGCCTTGGCGGGAAGTGGGGGCCCAAGCTGGCTTTTTCACCTGGGCTACCTGCTGACCCCATCAGCACTTCTATTCTGTGGGAACATGGTGACTGGCTCAGGTGTCGATAGCTCCAGGGACATTTCTGCTATGACTGGTTTTGCTGTGGCGAGGGCAGCCATAGGGCCTGGTAAAAGGGGAAAAGCCTGCGGGGGAAACCCACCCACCAGAGGCCGGATTTCTCTGTTGCTGTCCAGTGTGACTAGTCATGTGGTGTCGTAGATCTTACACAACTAGAAAGGTATTTAAAATAAAGGCCCAGATGGAGAGAAGTTGCTCATTTTATGCCGGCACCACAGTGGTGAGCCCTGTTTAGGAAACTGTATTCACTACCACACACAATTTTAGAGAGTTTGGGTGCCTTGGGGGGAACATACAGCACAGGATAGTCATTGTGGCTGAATTCATGGGCAGTAACAAACTTCAGTTCTCCTCCTAAACAGGCTATTCCTATCTATTTCAATAGAGTAGACTGAGCTGGGGCTGACTAAATAAAACATCCAGAACATGTTTCACAATGTCAGGCTAGTGTTCACTACTTGCTAGAGTAAATGATTGTATTTTTATTGCTAGTCATGGGAATGGCCATCTCCTAGTAGTTCTATGAGGCTGTGACCCCCACCTCTGACATTTGGTGCTGGTGGCAGCAATGGGGTCCACGGCCAGCTCTCACCAGACTGCCTTGTGATTTACTGTACTCTCTGGGGGAACTGCCAGGCTGTTCACACAGGATGTTCAGAGAAACTTGCTGTGCCCCCTGCACCTCACTGACCAAATGCAAAACACATTCCCACTAACGTGTAAAATGTTGCCCACAAATGTGGGGACAATTCTCTAGTCTGTATATTTTAGCGTGACTCATTAAACAGGATCTCTCCTCAGGTGATATTTGTAGGCACAGGATTATAATTTACTAATTGTTTAGAAAgccaagggagggaagaggggaataCCTCTTACCTTAGCTGATGTTTTTCTTGGTTTAGACTCCGGTTTTGGTGGAACAGGTTTCTgcagaaataatttaaattatacaAATATTGAAACGGATGCCATTAGCACCAAAACGAAGACAAACGGGCTGAGACAGCCATGGGCTCTGACGGTGGCTCTGTTCATTTGGGGTATGGTCCTTTCAGTATCAGGTACTATTTTCGTCCCAGGTTTGCAGATGGGAAGGAAAGCTGACTCATTAGGCTCTGGTCCAGTAGAGCTCTCCTGGGCAGGGTTAAGTTTCTCTTTTTGATATCTGTAGTTCCTCTTTTCAAAACTCCACAGCAAAAGGAGAAAATCTGGCCCTGGCTAAACGGCTGGATGAGTTTGCTCTCAGTGGCCTTACTGACCAACTAGTATCTACAGCGAATCACAGGCAGAGGCCACCATCTGTCGGTCATCAAGGAGGGGCCCTGTGATGGTCTTCAAAGCCTTATCCAAACCCCTCCTCCTGACACAGATTTCTGGTTCTGTAGCCAAGCCTCTTGTCTCATCCCTTCAAAGTCAGCGTAAGGTAAGAATTTAACACAAGACACCGGGTTCATTTATCTCTGGGGCTTTTTATTAAGAATATAAATGCAGCAACATGTCTGTCTGGCTATTAGAGTTAAGATTTTTTCTGTGGGTGTTCTAGGTCAAATATTTCTCCAATAAAGGTTTAAAATGTGTACATCTCTCTGAGAtctaaaagaatgttttaaaaaatagaaaacactgTCTAGTGTATCCCTGTGAAGAAAaatgtgtgcccccccccccagtatctGTAAAAGATTTGGAGATCATATTCAATATAGcctttatgtataaaatttaatTGGAGACAGTTTGGTTCCAAAGGACCAGCTGTTAGAAATAAAGCCAGACATGGTCACTCACTCTGGTAACCCCCAGCATTCAGGACACTGAAGCAGGAGATGGTTAccaggttgaggccagcctgggcgacagggtgagacacagtctcaaaacGAACCAAATAGGAGGGCTAGTGAGACAGCAGGAAAAGATATTTGCTGCtaagcatgatgacctgagttttatCCCTGAGGCACAcaggatggaaagagaaaaactgcctcctctgacaccctcacacacaagtaaataaatgtaccaacaatatttcttttaaaaaggaaaagaaaaaagaaacgccctttcaaatgaaatttaaaaaaaaaaagttgagcttGAAAAGTAAGAAAATTTTTATTAGTCTTCTTATCCCTCTAAATCTTCAGTCTGCTTTTCAAATACTGAAGCTTTCCTGGCTCCTACATCTTCTTAACTTTAAAATTCATCACTGTAAGTTTTGACAGATCAGTGTATGTTTCTGTGGTTGTTAGCAAATTGTTTCCACTTATATCATTTTCTGTGAGATAGACCTTTTATTCTGGTTCAGCATTCAGTGTTATCAAAATAGTACTAAGAAACTAAGACTCTGTGTGtgagggagggggtagggggagagggagggagagagagagagagagaggggacaaGAACTCGTGTGCTTGCTAAAGCACAATGTCGGGGGGTGTTCCTCAACCACTCTCCACAAGTGGCTGGACTGCTTGCCTCAGGACTCCTCCTGCCTCCGCTTTCCAGTGCTGGACTGCAcagtgtgtatgcgtgtgtgtgtgggggggggggggcacactccCTTGCTGGCTTGCTACTTGCAGCATCCCTTTAGTCTCTCTGGTGATTGACACTGCTGTTCTACGGACTCACGTGACTGAAACCCTTCAACTCCTGCGTGGTGTGAACAGCCACTTCCACATGCTCTCAGCAGCACCTGTGACGTTCAGTGGGGATGGTTCACTGCCAGTGAAAGTTTCCCCAGTTCTTTATTTTGAGAAGGCAGCCTGGAGGCAAAACCCTCTAGACACGCAGAGTCCGGCTGCTCTGCTTGTTATAGAATGAGGAAGAACTGAGGGCCAGAGAGCAGCGCACGCAGGCTGGCTCAGAGCTGGAGCACAGGCTCAGTCTCACCTCTCCATCCTAGCTCTGGAATCGTCCCCATCCCCTCCTGGCCATGGCCAACTGGAGAAGACCCCATGAGACAAGGTAAAAGTGACACTCCTTTACGATAACCCAGGACTGGATACAGCTGAAGTGTACGGACATTTAGGGACATTCAGATCCAGGAGTGAAATGCACACTAGTGTGGGTTGTGGGCAGAGAATCTACACTCCGGATCCATTTCAACATTAACAGGTGCAGAATTTGGAAATCAGGATTCCCTTAATGTACTAGCTTGTCTACGGGATCTAGCAGTGCCAACCTGCATGGGTTTTATATACTTGATGATGGTCCTGGCCACTGTTTCTCACTGACACAGATAATCAAGTGAATTGCTCGGCAATATGGGTCAGATCTGCTGGAAATTACGACCCCTAAGTACTTCCTAAAAGGAAAAGAGACTCAAAGAAAATGCCAGGTAATCATCCTTTTGCTTTAGATAAGGGAGCACACATTCTTCAGAAGCGACAACAAGGGGCTCTGAGGACTTACCGCGGACAACCTGGCCGACCGTCTTGTGGGCTAcaaaagaataggaaaaaaaattttttttttttgtattttaaacatcCATGTTAGTTGTAAAAATTCATTCTTGATATATTCTACTTTGTTGAAAGAATGCAATGTAAGACTGCCATCATACTTAACAGGTTAGCACCATGAAACATGCCAAGCCCACCAGGCACTCCAGAGAACGAGGGCTACAGGATACAGGCTCACCTTTCATCGAGTGGCTTCTCCCAGgtaagagggaaaggaggaatcCTGGCTCCACCCTACACCACAGTCACTTCTTTTGTGATAAATTGACATGAGAACACTGAATTATCTTAAAAATGCTCTCTTTAAAACGGAACCAAAAGCTGAGAGCTAGTAAGAGACTGATGTAATCACCACAGAACTAACATAGTACCCTCCCACCTCTGCCATGCTGGAAAACAGTGCCTGTGAATCTCACACAGGTAAGaaaggttgtttgtttatttgtttgtttgtttgtttgctttgtattGTTCTGTTCTTTTCAAGCCCAGAACAAAACCAACACAATTACCTACTTAAAACAGGTTTCACTAATCTCTTCATTTCAAACATTTAGAAAATCAATGAGATAGATATTGAATTTAGttagttttttttctcttcagaaaacctTTCGAGGATTTATCAGTTAACAGCCAATGTCATCCTAAAGAAAATACAACATAACACAAGCATCCAGCACACAAAGATGACACTCTTAACTACGCAGGAGGACCTACTTGTTCTGGGCAAAGGAAGGGATTTAACATCCTAAAACTAAAACTGGCTTTCTCTGCAGGTTTGACTCTATACTTCCTGGTCCTTTTactctcttctccatctctggtCGAACAGTAGATACTACCCCACACATCCCAGAATATTTGCTGAATAAATGAATTCGAGTGTTTCCATGACTCACATTGGTTTATGAAGACTCTTGACTCATTTTGCTAATTTAAATGCttcaaataatttttcttaaCTGGGTCAGCAAAAATGGTTAGTTGGACCTCATGTCATGATTGAGAAGAATTGGAGAAATTCTTGAATCTGTGCCATGGTCAGTCTAGGTCAGTGGTCCAGGTCACACTGGAAGAAACAGTTCTTGACATTGCCATAGCAAAAAATTTCCTTGGTGAAAGTCCCATGAGAAGCTACATTCTTTAAACcacagaaggaaatgaagggcCAGAGCATCCATGAATAATTTTAACCCTGCGGTCTCAATGAACAATTAGAGCTGGACATAAGTCCAGCTAACAGAATGTGCAAAGAATAGGAAGTCGTGCCTGGGACATAGTCACCACCCAGAATAGGACATAACAGCACACAGCTCGAGGCACAACTGTGGTCAGGAAAGAAGAATCATGAGGGATTCTCCACAGGAAACACCAAGGTGCCTGCTAGGATTCTCCTGGGTGCATTTGAGACATCACACCCACAAGTTCCTAGGAGACAGGACCCAAATTCTGTGATTCCTTTCTCAGGATGGTCAACCACGTTGAGTATTGCTGAAGAAAAGACAATAGTCCCACTTAAACTTCGCAAAAACATGTATGTCCTGTGCTTGTTCTTCAACATGGTTTCTGACTATGGAAGACTAGAAGATTATCTATCCCTCAGTTACCACAAAGGTCAAGTCTGAAGCTCCTGTATGGCAGCAAAAACATACTCCCGCCATCTAGCAAGTACATCAGGGGAAGCAACAATGTCCACAGGGCAGAGTGTCAGCCTCCTTGAAAGAGAGAAGCAAATAAACTTTACCCAAATCCTGCCCTGCTTGCCTGTCAACCCACAAGCACTCTGTTGGCTTCCCTTCGGCAGTCACTGCAGTTTCCTACCATACAGCGCCATCTTTTTCTACTTCAGTACTGCCAATGCCTAGTGCGGATCCTTACTAAGTGTTGAGGCAAATGGAAGAAGCAAGCGCCAGAAAACCACAGATTATCATTTACAGAAAGGGGCCAGATGCTCTAACCATTATACATGACTGTCCATTTGCCAACCAGCTGCTGTTACAAACTTTTATTATAGAGAGGTTAAAAAAAGTCATGTGAAGGATTTCGCAGCTGCAAACCCTCGCCTTGCCCTGCCAACTCTTGAACATGCAGAACAGGCTTTCCAGCAGGATGGACTTGTCGCAACGTTGCTCATAGGCCGGGCCTCCAGTGGACTGACCCACAGGCTTAATTTAGAGAGTCAGGATGAGCGGTCCAAAAGAAACGCTTGGGAAATTGATACGCCAACAGTCTCTATAGGCTATCCAAGTCAGCCAGACTCCAAAAAGTAGTCGTTttaccataaaatcattttatggCTTCCTACCTAAAATTTACTAGCTCTTCtgtgtcataaaaaaaaaaaagactctttaaAAACTTCCTTTCCAGTAATCACTACACTGggttttcttctttccctgcAGTGAAGGCTGAGACTAACATTTCACTCAGTCAGCACTACGCTTTCGCATGCAAGTGTGGGTACCTTCCTGGAAAGTTCCATCGGCTTCCACGGCCTTAACATCTATAAATGATTGGACTAAATTTATGGGATACGAAACAGACTAGACTGCTATTTATTcccctttaaaacatttaaagcatttgaaatattCATTTAAGGCTCAGCCTTTACTTGgtagaactggggggggggggcaggcgtTATAAAATTTCTATTAATTTGTTGATTAAGTGAGAAATCATAGGAAAAAGTTGCAGAAATAATGACTCTCGTACAAGGAATGAAGGGTTTTAGGCTGCTGGGTCACTGTGGTTTATAGATACTGGAGACATTGGACGAATCTAGTAAGCATTATTGACTGACCAATGGCCCACATCTGAAAGACACTGGGTCTGTTTCAACATCCTGGCTGCAAACGCAGCACACACATCTACCCGCACTAAGTTCAAAGGGAGAGCGAGATCCAGGCAGACTCGCTGGACTTTGCAGATTATTGCTTCAAACTTATTTTCACAAGATGCCCCTTTGCTTCTGAGCCTCAGTGTGCTCTTTTAAAGCAAAGCTTAAAAGCCAAGCTGCTTTtgattctcaaaaacaaaacaaaaaccgagAAATTCAGCAAGAGCGTCCTTTCCTTTTCAAcgctgggagacagagagaaagaaggacagCCCTGGCTGGGGCAACGGAGAAGATGAAGAACTAGGAACAGGGTCACTTGACTGAAGCACCGCACAAAAGGTGGGTGGCGAACACGGATCTGGGATCTGGGACCTCAGGtgttctccctgcttctgctgaTTAAAAGTTGTGACATTTGGAGgagaaaattttattatttctttaagaacaCTTCTCCTTGAGATAAAATAGGGATCACTGCATCCACTGTCTGCTATCTAACCCAGCTCGGCTCTGACAGTCGCGCTCTTCCCCCTTACCCCCGTCCTGCCCCCTCGCTCTTTCTCTTTTAACAGTAAATATCCTATCATtttactttcctttcttttccatccTAAAATGGAGGTTTTAGGAAGGCCAAGTTCTGCTGGCTTTTCGCTGTGGGACCCATGGGGCCTGGAATCGTGGTGGGAACATTTGTAGGTGCTCGTACATTTTTGATAAGGAATGCTTCTTAGGAAGGGGTATAGTACAGTGGTAAAGCCGAGCATGTAGATAAAAGGGGCTGGGtcccatctccaccaccacagagagagaagagactgggCAAGCTTCTTAGGGTTATTGAACAGACCACACGCAAGAATGGACATAAAGCCTTTGTAAGTGGCAGAGCGTAATGATCACGATACACTGTTTAAGTCCAAGTTTCCTGACGTTCGGGGCTCTGTGTACAATGCCCTCCAAATACCATAGCCAGAGTGGGAAATCTTCAAAAGAAGAGCTTCCTTTGTAACCGTATCTGTTCATCCTGGTTGACATAAGAAACAACATACTGGAAACTTCAGTTTGAGCTGAATTTCACTTGGCTGTGGGTAGGGGTGGGATCAGGGTGCGTCTGGCAGTTCTGAGTGTTAGTCAACAATCGAGCTAACCACTGACCTTTACCTTTCAAATGACAGTGGATGTCCTCAAGGCACTTGATGAGTCTTAATCTAGCCTTGGCTTGAATAACaggtttttaaaaaggcattgtCCATACAATATTTTTGTTAGGAAtaatataagaaatataaaatataaaatggtaaataaaaaaaaaatagaaaagcatcAGACATGAGAATCCTTGGGCTAACTAACATACCTAATTTGTACACACAAAACTCCTGTTTACCTTTTGTGTGGACCCCAGCCAGTAGGATTTGCTTCTGGCACAGAAGGACTGGGAAGGCTTTCTGcagtcaaatgttttctctgagcAATGGTCTTAAGGGTTTCTGAATGACCAAGTTAATTGTCAGCCCGCAGAGAAAAACCcaaatgcagtgtgtgtgtgtgtgtgtgtgtgtgtgtgtgtgtgtgtgtacctaaatCCAAACACTTCACCCACTGTTCTAAAAACTATGTCTTGCCATTTTCTGCATGTTCATCAAGTTTTAGTTGGCTCTAGCATGGGTGGTGACTCAACTGTAGATTTCTGATTTCATGATTGATTACCTCCAACAGTTCCTGGTTGGTACTGATTACCTCCAACAGTTCCTAGTTGGTACGTGGCTGATAAGGGCAGGTGGTTTTGGTTTTACATTATAGCttctcttaaagatttttttttcccgtgGCAGAAATGATTTTCCCAGTACCAAGCTTATGCAGGGACCTGGGTATCAAGATGAATTCCTCTGAATTATTAACCATAATATGAATCACCATCAAAGGATCTGTAGCTGTATATTGGTTGTGCTCTCTTGTGACCCCTCTTAGTTTATATGTTCAAGTGTAAGAGCTGAAGTTTTCCACACACTGGGAAGCTCTCTGCAAAAGGGAGCAGCTGTCATCACACATGCATATCTCACTTCTGAGTTTTTAAGATATCTCCTTTGGTATCTCTATCACGGGTGAGACATAAGCATGTCTTACAAGTTCTTAACCCTTTCTCAGGTTTCTGTATTTTAATACAAAGCAACTTTAATTCATGGACtaattatttatttgagtatCTTAAGAATTTCCTTACTTAAAAAAAGCTTTAATATTTTGACATATTGTGGATCGTTTCATACTTTTGTCTTTAGAGATGAATCCTCTTAGGTAAATACTCAGAATCAAAAACAGGAACTCATAATTCATTCATTGGAGCAGAAAATCTACAAAATCAACAACCTTTCATTTTCTTGTTATAAGAAGCGGGCTCTGTTCTCCTTGATGAATTTACCTATTATCTTGCTCTCTCCCCAGAAGGAATTCTCAATACCTACTTTgacagacagcaagaccaacatgCAGAAAcacaaatacaggaaaatacctTATCAGAGTATTCAATGGAACATGCCTAAGCCACGTGAAACTGCATGCGGACTCTGACCTCTGATGTTAGCCATAGCAGACTTACTTGTAATGGCATTCCTTCACATGCAGACAACACGAAACATTCAATGGTAAGTCTCATGTAGGGATGTCAAAGGCTTGCTTACCTCCTGCTTAGTTAGCTTGGTTCCATCTTTGCCCTCTGTGTTCTCGGGAGactagaaagaaaacatttcagtgCATTAGATTTAAATTTGAAATCGCCTAATATGGATCCCAGGAACAGATAAAACAACATAGTTTTCAAGAAAGTACTTTTATTAAGTGCATATTTCAAGAGTGTGTGTagtgggcatgcatgtgtgtttgcatgtgtacttGCCCTTCGTGTGCAAGGATGAAAGCCAGAGATCAGCagtgggtgtcttcctctatggCTTTTCACActatttttgaaatagggtccCTCAGTGAACTTGAAGCAAGTTGGTTTGTTGAGGCTGGGTACCCAATGAGCTTCTGGGATTGCATATCTCTGCCTCTGAGCGGGATTACAGATAGATGCAGCCGTGCCTGGCCTTTATATAGGTGCTGGtgatccaaactcaagtcttcatatTTTTATAGCAAGCACTATATCCACTTACCTATCTCCCTAGTCCCAAGGtgtatattttacacacacacacacacacacacacacacacacacacacacacacacacacacatttagctGTTTAATTgtcctacttttaaaaaattttctctGGGTATGTGAACATGCATGCTGGTATGTAAGGAAGCCACTGAAGGCAGTTAGAGGAGGTTGTGAAGCCACCCATAGGTGATGACATGaatggtgggaattgaactccagtcctctggaagaatagctttaactgctgagccacctctccacctCCTATCTtagttttaaaacagaaatgggAAAAGAACTGCTGTGCACACTTCTTTGCAATGCACATGTATCTTAAGCGCTTTTCACTTCTCTGTAATGAATCTAGGACTCATTAGGCAGTGGTGCAGACTACCTGGGATCCACACCTTGATCACCTCCCTGTTCTAGTTGCTTTGTCCCTTTAGAAAGGGGGACAGGAGGATGAAGGTGCCATGAAGGGGGAGATGGGAAGAATGGGGAGGGGGTGGAAACtacctgggggagggagggacagaggcaa
This portion of the Mus musculus strain C57BL/6J chromosome 9, GRCm38.p6 C57BL/6J genome encodes:
- the Hmgn3 gene encoding high mobility group nucleosome-binding domain-containing protein 3 isoform Hmgn3a (isoform Hmgn3a is encoded by transcript variant a) is translated as MPKRKSPENTEGKDGTKLTKQEPTRRSARLSAKPVPPKPESKPRKTSAKKEPGTKISRGAKGKKEEKQEAGEEGTAPSANGDTKVEEAQRTESIEKEGE
- the Hmgn3 gene encoding high mobility group nucleosome-binding domain-containing protein 3 isoform Hmgn3b (isoform Hmgn3b is encoded by transcript variant b) yields the protein MPKRKSPENTEGKDGTKLTKQEPTRRSARLSAKPVPPKPESKPRKTSAKKEPGTKISRGAKGKKEEKQEAGEEGTEN
- the Hmgn3 gene encoding high mobility group nucleosome-binding domain-containing protein 3 isoform X1 codes for the protein MPKRKSPENTEGKDGTKLTKQEPTRRSARLSAKPVPPKPESKPRKTSAKKEPGTKISRGAKGKKEEKQEAGEEGTAPSANGDTKVEEIHVSRSTVNVSACRSPPPSTLSVKGQIETVRVKGTVDILHACSD